In one Leptospiraceae bacterium genomic region, the following are encoded:
- a CDS encoding F0F1 ATP synthase subunit B translates to MILAAGGLLHVDPGLLVWTVLTFLIVVGILGLTAWKPIVKALDERAEKIHGDIDRAEKLKKEAEETLSSYQAKLEKAKEEAIAIVNEASSDASNLKKKMLDEAQVEIKSLKEQATKDIELSKMKAIEELQTKVVDLSVAIAGQILEKQLRAEDHASFVNAELKRLKDSKL, encoded by the coding sequence TTGATATTAGCCGCAGGTGGATTATTACACGTTGATCCGGGGTTATTAGTTTGGACCGTACTCACCTTTCTAATTGTTGTTGGTATTCTCGGGCTTACCGCCTGGAAACCAATAGTTAAGGCTCTGGATGAAAGAGCGGAAAAGATCCATGGCGATATTGACAGGGCTGAAAAGCTCAAGAAAGAAGCTGAGGAAACACTATCTTCCTACCAGGCTAAATTAGAAAAGGCGAAAGAAGAAGCTATAGCGATTGTAAATGAAGCCAGTTCGGATGCTTCAAACCTCAAGAAGAAGATGTTAGATGAAGCCCAGGTAGAGATAAAATCTCTGAAAGAGCAGGCAACAAAAGACATCGAACTGTCCAAGATGAAAGCAATTGAAGAGCTGCAGACCAAGGTCGTAGACCTCTCTGTCGCTATAGCCGGGCAGATTTTGGAAAAGCAGCTTCGTGCCGAAGATCATGCTTCTTTTGTAAACGCAGAGCTTAAAAGGTTGAAAGACTCGAAACTGTAA
- the atpG gene encoding ATP synthase F1 subunit gamma → MASPREIKKRINSVKNTKKITRTMEMVATAKSKKMSDKVNASKPFSDKVKEMVGSLSSLSSQVQSPLLRKPEKIQKVALLVITANRGLCGGYNSNTIRIARNRLKEFTEKGITCDLYVIGKKGISFFKYIKQNVVESYTNIDDNSGYKEAEFFAKKFMKLFADESIDAVEIVSTVYHSSSSQTPELTKILPLESSEGSSASVQDSIIYEPDPQKILESLLPLVIKTGFYKAIMEAVCSEQIARRIAMKSATDAASEMIKLLTRGYNRVRQAKITQEISEIVGGADSLQ, encoded by the coding sequence GTGGCATCACCCAGAGAAATAAAAAAGAGAATCAATTCGGTTAAAAATACGAAGAAAATTACCCGTACTATGGAGATGGTTGCAACCGCCAAGTCCAAGAAAATGAGTGATAAGGTAAATGCTTCCAAGCCGTTTTCTGACAAAGTTAAGGAGATGGTAGGTTCACTTTCCTCTCTTTCCTCTCAGGTGCAGAGTCCACTTTTAAGAAAACCGGAGAAAATTCAAAAAGTTGCCCTCCTTGTAATCACTGCGAATCGCGGTCTTTGCGGAGGGTACAATTCGAATACTATCCGGATTGCCCGGAATAGACTGAAAGAATTTACTGAGAAAGGAATTACCTGTGATCTGTATGTAATCGGAAAAAAAGGTATTTCTTTCTTCAAATATATCAAACAGAACGTAGTTGAAAGTTATACAAATATAGATGATAACTCAGGTTATAAAGAAGCTGAATTCTTTGCAAAAAAGTTTATGAAGCTTTTTGCTGATGAATCGATTGATGCAGTAGAGATTGTATCTACAGTTTATCATTCCTCATCCAGCCAGACACCTGAATTAACAAAAATTCTTCCTCTTGAAAGCTCAGAAGGTAGTAGTGCTTCGGTTCAGGATAGCATAATCTATGAACCCGATCCTCAAAAAATTCTGGAGTCCCTGCTCCCGCTGGTAATCAAGACAGGTTTTTATAAGGCAATTATGGAAGCTGTTTGTTCCGAGCAAATTGCAAGAAGAATTGCAATGAAATCTGCTACAGATGCAGCTTCTGAAATGATTAAACTCCTCACCAGGGGATATAACAGGGTTCGCCAGGCAAAAATCACCCAGGAAATTTCCGAAATTGTGGGTGGAGCAGATTCTTTACAGTAA
- the atpE gene encoding ATP synthase F0 subunit C: protein MEFGLAYIGVGIGAGLAIIGAALGIGRIGGSAVEGMSRQPEAAGAIQLAMIISAALIEGAAMFALVITFSAGGALNNELPKAIANKAAQVQQAPAGQTAPAEKK, encoded by the coding sequence ATGGAATTTGGTTTAGCTTACATTGGTGTTGGAATTGGAGCTGGTCTGGCAATTATTGGTGCTGCGCTTGGTATCGGTAGAATCGGTGGTTCTGCTGTTGAAGGTATGAGCAGGCAGCCTGAGGCTGCTGGTGCGATTCAGCTGGCTATGATCATCTCTGCCGCCCTGATAGAAGGTGCTGCGATGTTTGCTCTCGTTATTACTTTCAGTGCTGGTGGAGCTCTGAACAACGAACTTCCGAAAGCTATTGCTAACAAGGCTGCTCAAGTTCAACAGGCACCTGCCGGACAGACAGCACCTGCTGAAAAGAAGTAA
- the atpB gene encoding F0F1 ATP synthase subunit A, translating to MNSRTKILIAIVFSLFSFSSALYASGGEDKPFNLSEVIDHHLLDHANFPFNIGGKIVYEGESGFDKGNHAIFEDHNTHKKFHYVGGLDMHITKRVSMMWIVAFLMMLIFIPASRKIAANPYRVSSRFTGMVEVFVNYLRKDVIDPNMHGHGKPYYSYLFTLFFFILFSNLLGLVPPLGEILSGGNHHSLLAMVWNGMTVTGDISVTAALASLTFLLIFVTGFAYQKVSYLWGVVPNGVPFLLYPLLWPLEFLVSPLAKCFALTIRLLANMTAGHVVILALLGFIFQYMNYGVAAISVLGAVAINFLELLVAFLQAYIFTLLTSLFVGSAMHRH from the coding sequence TTGAACTCAAGAACAAAAATTTTAATCGCGATCGTATTTTCATTATTTTCTTTTTCAAGTGCGCTCTATGCCAGTGGCGGAGAAGATAAGCCTTTTAACTTATCTGAGGTAATCGACCACCACCTTCTGGATCATGCGAACTTTCCTTTTAACATAGGAGGAAAGATCGTGTATGAGGGTGAATCAGGTTTTGATAAAGGTAATCATGCAATTTTTGAGGACCATAATACGCATAAGAAGTTTCACTATGTGGGTGGTCTGGATATGCACATCACTAAGCGTGTTTCCATGATGTGGATTGTGGCATTCCTTATGATGCTTATTTTTATACCGGCCTCAAGGAAAATCGCAGCAAACCCCTACAGGGTGTCTTCTCGTTTTACCGGTATGGTCGAAGTGTTTGTGAACTATCTGCGTAAAGATGTGATAGATCCCAATATGCACGGACACGGAAAACCCTATTATAGCTATTTATTTACTCTTTTCTTTTTTATTCTATTTTCAAACCTTCTGGGTCTGGTTCCTCCTCTGGGAGAAATCCTTTCAGGTGGAAACCACCATTCCCTGCTTGCCATGGTCTGGAATGGTATGACAGTAACCGGTGACATTTCCGTAACGGCAGCTCTTGCATCTCTTACTTTCCTCCTGATTTTTGTAACCGGTTTTGCGTATCAAAAAGTATCTTATCTCTGGGGAGTGGTTCCTAATGGTGTTCCATTCCTTCTTTATCCCTTACTCTGGCCTCTGGAGTTTCTGGTTTCGCCGCTGGCAAAATGTTTTGCGCTTACCATTCGTCTTTTAGCAAACATGACAGCAGGGCACGTAGTGATCCTTGCCCTTTTAGGTTTTATTTTTCAATATATGAATTATGGAGTAGCTGCAATTTCTGTTTTAGGAGCAGTTGCTATTAACTTTTTAGAGTTACTGGTTGCCTTTTTACAGGCATATATTTTTACATTGCTTACTTCCCTATTTGTGGGTTCTGCAATGCACAGGCACTAA
- the atpH gene encoding ATP synthase F1 subunit delta codes for MDKIHVAKVYALALLEIASESKKLAEYEEELKTLEEIIIKNQDIFAFFLSPKVSKKDKTDIAEKVLTSKVSDHILNFLLILIKNDRILYLEQIVKEFYYAHDKLLGRKRVFVHSAAELKQDVLKEIKTTLDTQLSSECIVETRVKPDLVGGFIVKYDDIVIDGSMKNHLEKIKKGLLLSKLQNGTIYEN; via the coding sequence ATGGACAAAATACACGTAGCAAAAGTATACGCTTTAGCTCTTTTAGAAATAGCCAGTGAATCGAAAAAGCTGGCCGAGTACGAAGAAGAGCTGAAAACCCTGGAAGAGATCATTATAAAAAATCAGGATATATTCGCTTTCTTTTTATCCCCAAAAGTAAGTAAAAAGGATAAAACAGATATCGCCGAAAAGGTCCTTACATCCAAGGTTTCGGATCATATCCTGAATTTTTTGCTGATTTTGATTAAAAATGACAGAATTTTGTATTTAGAGCAAATAGTAAAAGAGTTCTATTATGCTCATGATAAGCTTCTGGGCAGAAAAAGGGTTTTTGTACACTCTGCTGCAGAGCTTAAACAGGATGTGCTAAAAGAAATTAAAACAACCCTGGATACCCAACTTTCATCTGAATGTATTGTGGAAACCAGGGTAAAGCCGGACCTCGTGGGCGGCTTTATTGTAAAATATGATGATATTGTAATTGACGGTTCGATGAAAAATCACCTCGAAAAGATTAAAAAAGGCCTACTGCTGAGTAAATTGCAAAACGGGACTATCTATGAAAATTAA
- a CDS encoding F0F1 ATP synthase subunit alpha, producing the protein MKIKTDEITSILKKEIVNYKQDLSIDETGTVTEIGDGIARIYGLKNVMAGELIEFENGVKGQAFNLEENSVGVVILGEFKHIEEGFSAKRTGRIFEVPVGPELLGRVVNPLGEPIDGKGPIASKKARPVEIVAPGISKRQPVNEPLQTGIKAIDSMIPIGRGQRELIIGDRGTGKTTIALDTIINQKETGVICVYVAIGQKASTIASVVKRLEDAGAMKYTIVVSASASDPAPLQYIAPYSGCTMAEYFMYDEGKATLVVYDDLSKQAVAYRQMSLLLRRPPGREAYPGDVFYLHSRLLERAAKLSDKNGGGSLTALPVIETQEGEVSAYIPTNVISITDGQIYLQSNLFASGVRPAVDVGISVSRVGGAAQIKAMKKVAGPLKLNLAQFRELEAFAQLGTELDAATQSQLDRGYRIVEVLKQAQGKPIPVEEQVIAIFAVTRGLMDSIAVDKIRAFETYLIDHIKSHHPENMKEIRDEKVIKDENLLADRIKEAVEAFKKK; encoded by the coding sequence ATGAAAATTAAAACGGACGAAATTACCTCGATACTTAAAAAAGAAATCGTTAACTATAAGCAGGACTTATCTATAGATGAGACCGGAACCGTAACGGAAATTGGGGATGGGATTGCCAGGATTTATGGTTTAAAAAATGTAATGGCTGGTGAGCTTATTGAGTTTGAAAATGGAGTCAAAGGACAGGCCTTTAACCTTGAAGAGAACTCTGTGGGTGTGGTTATTCTCGGTGAGTTTAAACATATCGAAGAAGGCTTCTCTGCCAAGAGGACCGGAAGGATTTTTGAGGTTCCGGTAGGTCCTGAGCTGCTCGGAAGAGTAGTAAATCCCCTCGGTGAACCTATTGATGGAAAAGGCCCGATAGCTTCTAAAAAAGCCAGGCCGGTAGAGATTGTTGCACCCGGTATTTCCAAACGTCAACCGGTGAATGAACCTCTTCAAACAGGTATCAAAGCGATTGACTCTATGATCCCGATTGGAAGGGGACAGAGAGAGTTAATCATCGGGGATAGGGGAACCGGTAAAACGACTATTGCACTTGATACAATTATTAACCAAAAAGAAACCGGTGTTATCTGCGTATATGTAGCTATCGGACAAAAAGCATCCACTATTGCGAGCGTAGTAAAGCGTCTGGAAGATGCAGGTGCCATGAAATATACTATCGTGGTTTCAGCCAGTGCTTCTGATCCGGCTCCCTTGCAGTATATTGCTCCTTACTCCGGATGCACTATGGCAGAGTATTTCATGTATGATGAAGGCAAAGCCACCCTGGTAGTTTATGATGACCTCTCCAAGCAGGCTGTAGCTTACAGGCAGATGAGTTTACTTCTCAGACGTCCTCCGGGTCGTGAAGCTTATCCTGGAGACGTATTCTACCTTCACTCAAGGCTTCTTGAAAGAGCTGCCAAACTGAGTGACAAGAATGGTGGAGGTTCTTTAACTGCTCTTCCGGTAATTGAAACCCAGGAAGGTGAGGTTTCTGCCTATATTCCAACAAACGTAATTTCCATCACAGACGGTCAGATTTATCTGCAAAGTAACCTTTTTGCTTCCGGCGTTCGTCCTGCGGTAGATGTGGGTATTTCCGTATCTCGAGTGGGTGGAGCTGCCCAGATCAAAGCTATGAAAAAAGTAGCCGGACCTCTGAAACTTAACCTGGCTCAGTTCCGAGAACTTGAAGCCTTCGCCCAGTTAGGAACTGAATTAGATGCAGCTACGCAATCTCAGTTAGATAGAGGTTATAGAATCGTAGAAGTTCTGAAACAGGCCCAGGGAAAACCCATTCCTGTAGAAGAGCAAGTGATTGCTATTTTTGCAGTAACCAGAGGACTTATGGACTCTATTGCAGTAGATAAAATCAGGGCTTTTGAAACTTATCTCATTGACCATATCAAAAGCCACCATCCCGAAAACATGAAAGAGATTCGTGATGAAAAAGTGATTAAAGATGAGAACCTCTTGGCTGACAGAATAAAAGAGGCAGTTGAAGCTTTCAAAAAGAAATAA